One genomic window of Boudabousia tangfeifanii includes the following:
- a CDS encoding amino acid ABC transporter substrate-binding protein: protein MGRKLALNPMAQSTFAARRHLAVGAVVLAGALALTGCGNAESKDAASNEKAATAEAATSATAEQSGDSTEKKELIVGYDNTFVPMGFEENGETKGFDVDLAKAAEAKTGLKFKFQNIDWSMKETELNTGKIDAIWNGYSITPERLKQVAATEPYMENAQLVLVLKDSPIKTLDDLKGKTIASQASSVAAETLVADKELAATLPGGGPQLYDTFDKALRDLEVGRADAVIGDSVLLRYYAKQKGGDQFREVGTMGDKDEFVIAVRQNDKALLDKLNGFLKEAKADGTLDTITKKWFN from the coding sequence ATGGGGCGCAAACTAGCTCTTAACCCAATGGCACAATCTACTTTTGCTGCCCGCCGTCATTTGGCAGTTGGTGCGGTTGTACTCGCCGGAGCTCTGGCACTAACTGGTTGTGGAAATGCTGAAAGCAAAGATGCCGCATCGAATGAAAAGGCTGCCACCGCCGAAGCAGCTACCTCAGCGACCGCTGAACAGAGCGGCGACTCTACCGAAAAGAAAGAACTTATCGTCGGTTACGACAATACTTTCGTCCCGATGGGTTTCGAAGAGAATGGTGAAACCAAAGGCTTTGACGTTGATCTAGCCAAGGCTGCCGAAGCCAAGACCGGTTTGAAGTTTAAGTTCCAAAACATTGACTGGTCCATGAAGGAAACGGAACTTAATACTGGCAAGATCGATGCGATTTGGAATGGCTACTCGATTACTCCAGAACGTTTGAAGCAGGTTGCTGCCACTGAGCCTTACATGGAAAATGCTCAGCTTGTGCTGGTCCTGAAAGATTCACCTATTAAGACTCTAGATGATCTTAAGGGCAAGACCATCGCTTCCCAGGCATCCTCGGTAGCGGCAGAAACTCTAGTAGCCGATAAGGAACTAGCCGCTACGCTACCAGGTGGGGGACCGCAGCTGTATGACACCTTCGACAAGGCGCTACGTGACCTCGAAGTTGGTCGTGCTGATGCCGTCATTGGCGACTCCGTTCTATTGCGTTACTACGCAAAGCAAAAGGGTGGCGACCAGTTCCGCGAAGTTGGCACCATGGGTGACAAGGATGAATTCGTCATTGCCGTTCGTCAAAACGACAAAGCACTACTTGATAAGCTAAATGGCTTCCTCAAAGAAGCAAAGGCTGATGGTACTCTAGACACCATCACCAAGAAGTGGTTCAACTGA
- a CDS encoding YerC/YecD family TrpR-related protein → MKRRERHATPDISLLSSIMAAIDNPEDMAVFLIDLCTPTELEALADRWRVVPLLNEGMSYRKVREVSGVSVTTIGRVARYMGTGVGGYDLGLDIMEKLGLKDEVVEKALAEAEAAEKAEEKK, encoded by the coding sequence ATGAAACGTCGTGAACGTCATGCCACCCCAGATATTTCTCTCCTCTCTTCGATTATGGCGGCAATCGATAATCCGGAAGACATGGCTGTTTTTCTGATCGATCTTTGCACTCCGACCGAACTAGAAGCTCTTGCCGATCGCTGGCGAGTCGTGCCACTCCTTAATGAAGGAATGTCCTACCGGAAGGTACGTGAAGTCTCTGGTGTCTCAGTGACCACTATCGGTCGAGTTGCTCGTTACATGGGTACCGGGGTAGGAGGATACGACCTCGGGCTAGACATTATGGAAAAGCTAGGCCTCAAAGATGAAGTGGTCGAAAAGGCTTTAGCTGAAGCGGAAGCTGCCGAAAAAGCTGAGGAAAAGAAGTAA
- the galK gene encoding galactokinase has translation MTELEWSHPVSREEGAKRAKEMFIERYGYEPAGVWSAPGRVNLIGEHTDYNGGMCLPIALPHRAYVAASPREDRVMRLTDRFVPEGWDSVDLDTIAPVGQPGEVTGWVAYLAGVAWALEQAGYGPLPGFDLALFSCVPRGGGLSSSAALECATAVAIDELAQLGLAGTENEPNDEGRAKLVDICRQAENEIAGAPTGGLDQSASLRCSEGSALALDCRDNSTELVPFDLAAAGLELLVIDTRAAHSLNDGQYKARRDACESAAAKLGVGQLVEITPDKLDESLAKLDDPEEIKRVRHVVTEIERTNQAITELQGHPLEGATLDRIAELFNASHESLRHDYEVTCPELDVAVEAARQAGAHGARMTGGGFGGSAIALVEAGKAEEVAKVVAQAYEKAGFEPPAFLLALPSAPAGSEN, from the coding sequence ATGACTGAGCTTGAATGGTCACACCCAGTCTCGCGAGAAGAAGGCGCGAAGCGTGCCAAAGAAATGTTCATCGAACGATACGGGTACGAGCCAGCTGGAGTCTGGTCCGCACCAGGGCGAGTGAATTTGATTGGCGAGCACACAGATTACAACGGTGGCATGTGCCTACCGATTGCTCTTCCACACCGTGCCTACGTTGCGGCGAGTCCGCGTGAAGATCGTGTCATGCGATTGACGGACCGATTCGTGCCAGAAGGATGGGACTCGGTAGACCTAGATACCATTGCACCTGTAGGGCAGCCAGGAGAAGTCACCGGTTGGGTTGCATATCTAGCGGGCGTTGCTTGGGCACTAGAACAAGCAGGATATGGCCCTCTTCCAGGTTTCGATCTAGCCTTGTTCTCCTGTGTGCCTCGCGGTGGCGGATTATCGTCCTCGGCCGCATTAGAATGCGCAACCGCGGTTGCCATCGATGAGCTAGCTCAGCTAGGTCTTGCCGGTACCGAAAATGAACCTAACGATGAAGGCAGAGCCAAGTTAGTTGACATTTGCCGACAAGCAGAAAATGAAATCGCTGGCGCTCCCACGGGCGGATTGGATCAATCTGCTTCTCTACGCTGTAGCGAAGGATCAGCTTTGGCACTTGACTGTCGAGATAATTCAACCGAACTGGTGCCATTTGACCTTGCCGCTGCCGGCCTTGAACTGCTGGTAATCGACACCCGTGCGGCCCACTCACTCAACGACGGCCAATACAAAGCACGGCGTGATGCCTGTGAATCTGCGGCAGCCAAACTGGGAGTTGGGCAACTAGTCGAGATTACGCCTGACAAGCTCGATGAATCGCTCGCGAAGCTCGATGACCCAGAAGAAATCAAACGAGTTCGACACGTCGTGACTGAGATTGAACGAACCAATCAGGCGATTACCGAACTGCAAGGACATCCACTTGAAGGTGCGACCTTAGATCGGATCGCTGAACTCTTCAATGCTTCACACGAGTCGCTACGTCATGACTACGAAGTTACTTGTCCTGAGCTTGATGTCGCAGTTGAAGCTGCCCGGCAAGCTGGAGCCCACGGCGCAAGAATGACCGGTGGGGGATTCGGCGGATCTGCTATTGCGCTAGTGGAGGCTGGCAAAGCTGAAGAAGTAGCAAAGGTTGTCGCTCAAGCCTATGAAAAGGCTGGATTCGAACCTCCTGCCTTCCTGCTAGCGTTGCCAAGCGCCCCCGCAGGGAGCGAAAACTAA
- the galT gene encoding galactose-1-phosphate uridylyltransferase, whose protein sequence is MTAKVRKTATKLADGRDFFYFDDSPEYVSGEKTRRLDDPRPLTDRFAPQTDAEGNEVAFTGPIMRFDALTGDWIPMAAHRMNRTFMPPADANPFAPAREGATYQDGEIPDTDYDVVVFENRFSSLMQVPGVPDEVTYLNGNPLFAERPAAGRCEVICFGPKLEENLVSMGEERMRTVIEAWADRTEELSQLPGIEQVFCFENHGEAIGVSLHHPHGQIYAYPFITPYTQRMLLQARNYRQRTGRNLLSDVVAAELESGERIIAQTDHWVLYVPAAARWPVEMHLAPKRDVPDIPSLNEEERKDLANIYLRMLQAGNRFHQREDGSYVDLPYVAGWHQAPNSAKDDLRLHLQLISIQRSPDKLKYLAGSESGMAAWISDTTPEKIAQRLREVWK, encoded by the coding sequence ATGACTGCAAAGGTGCGGAAGACAGCGACTAAGCTGGCTGATGGGCGAGATTTTTTCTACTTTGATGATTCGCCAGAATATGTCAGTGGTGAAAAGACTCGTCGTTTAGACGATCCCAGGCCACTAACGGATCGTTTCGCTCCCCAGACTGACGCGGAAGGTAACGAGGTCGCTTTCACTGGTCCGATCATGCGTTTTGACGCTTTAACCGGTGATTGGATTCCGATGGCGGCGCATCGAATGAATCGAACCTTCATGCCCCCAGCTGATGCTAATCCATTCGCACCGGCGCGTGAAGGAGCCACCTATCAGGACGGTGAAATCCCTGATACGGACTACGATGTGGTTGTATTCGAAAATCGATTCTCTTCCCTAATGCAGGTGCCAGGTGTGCCGGATGAAGTGACTTATTTGAACGGCAACCCACTATTTGCAGAACGACCCGCTGCTGGCCGTTGTGAAGTTATTTGCTTCGGCCCAAAGCTGGAAGAAAATTTGGTTTCAATGGGTGAAGAGCGCATGCGAACAGTAATTGAAGCGTGGGCAGACCGAACCGAAGAACTCTCTCAGCTACCTGGAATTGAGCAGGTTTTCTGTTTCGAAAACCACGGTGAAGCAATTGGCGTTTCCCTTCACCATCCTCACGGTCAGATTTACGCTTACCCATTTATTACGCCATACACCCAGCGGATGCTTCTACAGGCACGAAACTACCGTCAACGTACTGGACGTAACCTACTTTCAGACGTCGTGGCAGCTGAATTGGAAAGTGGCGAGCGGATCATCGCTCAAACCGACCATTGGGTGCTTTATGTGCCAGCTGCAGCTCGCTGGCCAGTCGAAATGCATCTTGCCCCTAAGCGTGATGTGCCAGATATTCCGTCACTGAATGAAGAAGAGCGAAAAGATCTTGCAAACATCTATTTGCGAATGCTTCAAGCTGGTAACCGTTTCCATCAGCGTGAAGATGGTAGCTATGTTGATCTGCCGTATGTAGCGGGTTGGCACCAAGCACCAAATAGCGCAAAGGATGATTTGCGACTACACCTGCAGCTAATTTCGATTCAGCGTAGCCCAGATAAGTTGAAATACTTAGCAGGATCGGAATCTGGAATGGCCGCATGGATTTCAGATACCACCCCAGAAAAGATTGCTCAGCGCTTGCGCGAAGTATGGAAATAA